Proteins found in one Archaeoglobus neptunius genomic segment:
- a CDS encoding Hsp20/alpha crystallin family protein, with product MFVDPFEEIRKMQERFNRLMDEFVRVPEFREYRLGMPVDVIDEGEQIKVIADIPGFNKEDIEIYFENGDLVIRGERKEEVEEKRKDYIRKERRMGTFYRRIALPSDIEKDGVKARYNNGVLEITIPRIRKERKTVPIE from the coding sequence ATGTTCGTGGACCCGTTTGAAGAAATCAGGAAGATGCAGGAGAGATTCAACAGATTGATGGATGAGTTCGTCAGAGTTCCCGAATTCAGGGAGTACAGACTGGGAATGCCGGTGGATGTTATTGACGAAGGAGAACAGATCAAGGTAATTGCAGACATCCCCGGATTCAACAAGGAGGACATAGAGATCTACTTTGAAAATGGTGATCTTGTTATAAGGGGAGAAAGGAAGGAGGAGGTTGAAGAGAAAAGAAAAGATTACATTCGAAAAGAGAGAAGGATGGGAACGTTCTACAGGAGAATCGCCCTGCCCTCGGACATTGAAAAGGACGGTGTCAAAGCGAGATACAACAATGGTGTTCTCGAAATAACAATACCACGGATAAGGAAGGAGAGGAAAACAGTTCCTATTGAGTAA
- a CDS encoding FIST signal transduction protein gives MDVNLLNPEEIGSVKSESLMLLVPEAIYNQFRENFNEIKSENVFGAVFPGVIFNGRRYDDKIIAVEFDFEVKVYRGVVDRVEGKTLMIFGDALHADIESLIEKIYFKLGNRIKYIGGGAGSMRSRIKCLFDRAGFFSESILLAFLPHDFNIAVRHGWRELDQSFISTEVDGRRIIELDWKPAFEVYREALELSGVQISRKNFFEVALAFPFGLSKVKGEDIIRDPIGLDGDSIICAGNVPQNCILKLMHGDKEDLIKATRDCLESVENAVLSFDCISRAIFLGEDLDRELRYLKDTFGALTIGEIGCDDGFLEFHNKTVVVGGLG, from the coding sequence ATGGATGTGAACCTTTTGAATCCAGAGGAGATTGGCAGTGTGAAATCCGAGAGCCTGATGCTCCTAGTTCCGGAAGCCATTTACAATCAGTTCAGGGAAAATTTCAATGAAATCAAATCTGAGAACGTTTTTGGGGCTGTATTTCCGGGAGTAATATTCAATGGGAGAAGATACGATGATAAGATAATTGCAGTGGAGTTTGATTTTGAGGTTAAGGTTTATAGGGGGGTTGTTGACAGGGTTGAGGGCAAAACGCTGATGATCTTCGGTGATGCACTGCATGCTGACATTGAAAGTCTGATTGAGAAAATTTACTTTAAACTCGGAAACAGGATTAAATACATAGGCGGTGGAGCAGGGTCGATGAGAAGTCGGATCAAATGCCTTTTCGATAGAGCAGGATTTTTTTCCGAAAGTATACTTCTTGCATTTCTTCCGCATGATTTTAATATAGCCGTAAGACATGGCTGGAGAGAACTTGACCAGAGCTTTATTTCAACAGAAGTGGATGGCAGGAGGATTATTGAACTTGACTGGAAGCCCGCTTTCGAAGTTTATAGAGAGGCTCTTGAGCTTAGTGGGGTGCAGATCAGCAGAAAGAACTTCTTTGAAGTTGCACTTGCTTTCCCTTTTGGACTGTCCAAGGTGAAAGGGGAGGACATAATCAGAGACCCAATCGGATTGGATGGGGACAGTATAATTTGCGCCGGAAACGTTCCGCAGAACTGCATTCTGAAACTCATGCACGGCGATAAAGAGGATCTTATCAAAGCTACGAGAGATTGCCTGGAATCGGTGGAAAACGCTGTCCTGTCTTTTGACTGCATATCGAGAGCGATATTTCTCGGAGAGGATCTGGACAGGGAGTTGCGGTACCTTAAGGACACGTTCGGTGCGCTGACAATAGGTGAGATCGGATGTGATGATGGTTTTCTGGAGTTTCATAACAAAACTGTGGTCGTGGGAGGATTGGGATGA
- a CDS encoding PAS domain S-box protein — protein MNDKDLIATLFELESLIRPGDIRSVLTEFGKELIRRFGFRWFRAEVPILNLEVRIPENAEFEDSVEFSGSVLRLHTGGRIDDLILKALRPLFERLDYTIAYSIFYDVMLNVLQFSEDLILLVDEEGRIVEMNRKAREIFGLREKLPEECRSEICEFGGRTYSMGGIKVGKLKVIVGRDITQIKRLEEAAREGEENFRRLAEAIPIAVVVYGKDGWLFMNKAVEELTGYTREDLISRQFREIVPENEREKLEKAIEAWVEGEDVGPYRLTVRRKDGRERRVIVRGASIKWKGKKAAIVTFTDVTEIEEDRERLKELSEMLSLINRILRHDVLNALTSALAYLEFYEDMKDESMLKKVRNSIERSVAIIKDMRAFEELVKKGELKLVDVRKVVEEVARKFDLDIRIRGSGRAFADDGLREVFENILQNAAQHSGSDRVDVTIKEFSDTCEIRIADYGKGIPNAIKDEIFKEGFKFGDTSRTGLGLHFVKKLVERYNGEVWVEDNIPKGAVFVIRLRK, from the coding sequence ATGAACGACAAGGACCTCATCGCCACACTGTTTGAGCTGGAAAGTCTGATCCGTCCCGGAGACATTAGGAGTGTTTTGACGGAATTTGGAAAGGAGCTGATCAGAAGATTTGGCTTCAGATGGTTTAGGGCAGAGGTTCCAATACTGAATCTTGAGGTGAGAATACCGGAAAATGCCGAATTCGAAGATTCGGTAGAGTTCAGCGGCTCTGTTTTAAGGCTCCATACGGGGGGCAGGATAGATGATTTAATCTTAAAGGCTCTTAGACCGCTTTTTGAAAGACTCGACTATACCATAGCATACAGTATCTTCTATGACGTAATGTTGAACGTTCTTCAGTTTTCAGAAGACCTGATACTGCTGGTGGATGAAGAAGGTCGAATCGTTGAGATGAACAGAAAGGCTAGAGAGATATTCGGTTTGAGGGAAAAGCTTCCTGAAGAGTGCAGGAGTGAGATCTGCGAATTCGGTGGTAGGACCTACTCAATGGGGGGCATTAAAGTTGGAAAGCTCAAGGTTATTGTGGGGCGAGATATCACCCAAATAAAACGGCTGGAGGAAGCTGCCAGAGAGGGAGAGGAGAATTTCAGAAGACTTGCCGAGGCTATACCGATTGCCGTCGTTGTTTATGGCAAAGACGGATGGCTTTTTATGAACAAAGCTGTCGAGGAGCTGACGGGATATACAAGAGAAGACCTGATATCCAGACAGTTCCGGGAAATCGTTCCCGAAAACGAAAGGGAAAAACTCGAGAAAGCAATTGAGGCATGGGTGGAGGGTGAGGATGTTGGTCCTTACAGGCTCACCGTCAGGAGGAAGGATGGAAGAGAAAGGAGGGTTATCGTAAGAGGGGCGAGCATAAAGTGGAAGGGTAAGAAAGCGGCAATTGTAACCTTTACAGATGTAACCGAAATTGAGGAGGATAGAGAGAGGTTAAAGGAGCTTTCCGAGATGCTTTCCCTGATTAACAGAATTCTGAGACATGATGTTTTAAATGCGTTGACCTCTGCTCTGGCGTATCTTGAGTTCTACGAGGATATGAAGGATGAATCCATGTTGAAAAAGGTAAGAAACTCCATTGAACGAAGTGTAGCTATTATAAAAGACATGAGAGCGTTTGAGGAACTGGTAAAAAAGGGTGAGCTGAAGCTGGTAGATGTCAGAAAGGTTGTGGAGGAGGTGGCAAGAAAATTTGATCTCGACATCAGAATCAGAGGGTCGGGAAGGGCCTTTGCAGACGATGGGCTGAGGGAAGTTTTTGAGAATATACTGCAAAATGCCGCCCAGCACAGCGGCAGTGATCGGGTGGATGTTACCATAAAAGAGTTCTCCGATACCTGTGAGATCAGAATTGCGGATTACGGTAAGGGAATTCCGAATGCGATCAAAGACGAAATTTTCAAAGAGGGATTCAAGTTCGGAGATACCTCAAGAACCGGTCTTGGTCTGCACTTTGTGAAGAAACTTGTTGAAAGGTACAACGGTGAGGTTTGGGTTGAAGATAACATTCCGAAAGGTGCGGTTTTTGTCATTAGACTGAGAAAATAG
- a CDS encoding TAXI family TRAP transporter solute-binding subunit: protein MKKEHLKWVLGVLLLGALVLGCAQPQAPKETTTPQATATTPSLPPGTVLKVGGGPVGGLWYPAASLYAQLITDNTPYKATPTVGGGEENVRKIVNNQLDLAITFSLPTYQAYNGKGNFDKPYKNIRTIAAVYPSPLQVAVLADSDIHSYSDLLGKRVSPGKVGFTGKYTFEKVLEVYGISLDDIEKAGGKITYAGYRDQVDLMKDGHLDAIVQQTVVPSSTLLDLSTLKPIRLLSIDQDKLEEFLKRNPAYSAYEIPANVYNGQTEPVQSVGLWNIWVCRADLPEDVVYKITKILWDNQEKFYELHQAYRDNMKLENALKGLTVPLHPGAYKFYKEKGLEIPDNLVPPEYR, encoded by the coding sequence ATGAAAAAAGAACATTTGAAGTGGGTTTTGGGTGTACTTCTGCTGGGGGCTCTTGTTCTCGGATGTGCGCAACCTCAGGCACCAAAAGAAACTACAACTCCTCAGGCGACAGCTACAACACCCTCTCTACCGCCGGGAACCGTACTCAAAGTTGGAGGTGGACCTGTCGGAGGACTGTGGTATCCGGCAGCATCGCTTTACGCCCAGCTCATCACCGACAATACTCCATACAAAGCCACACCCACTGTGGGTGGTGGTGAAGAAAACGTCAGGAAGATAGTTAACAATCAGCTTGATCTTGCGATTACGTTTTCACTGCCGACATATCAGGCTTACAATGGAAAAGGGAATTTTGACAAGCCCTACAAAAATATAAGAACCATCGCCGCTGTTTATCCATCTCCACTCCAAGTTGCGGTTCTTGCAGATAGTGATATTCACTCATACTCCGATTTGCTGGGTAAGAGGGTATCTCCGGGAAAGGTAGGATTTACGGGCAAATATACCTTCGAAAAAGTTCTGGAGGTTTACGGCATATCTCTGGATGATATTGAAAAGGCTGGAGGTAAGATAACATATGCCGGATACAGGGATCAGGTTGATCTGATGAAGGATGGACATCTTGACGCTATTGTCCAGCAGACAGTTGTTCCAAGCAGCACTTTGCTTGATCTTTCCACCCTGAAGCCGATAAGATTGCTCAGTATCGATCAGGATAAGCTGGAGGAGTTCCTGAAAAGAAATCCTGCTTACAGTGCGTATGAAATTCCTGCTAACGTATACAATGGTCAGACGGAGCCTGTTCAGTCTGTGGGATTGTGGAACATCTGGGTGTGTAGGGCTGATCTGCCGGAGGATGTCGTTTACAAGATAACAAAAATACTGTGGGATAATCAGGAGAAGTTCTACGAATTGCATCAGGCATATCGTGACAACATGAAGCTTGAAAATGCGCTGAAGGGCCTTACCGTTCCACTGCATCCCGGTGCGTATAAGTTCTACAAAGAGAAGGGCCTTGAGATTCCAGACAACCTGGTTCCCCCTGAGTACAGGTAA
- a CDS encoding TRAP transporter permease codes for MKILSVLLALYIILGTVMGFPEAYQHRIIFVTFILVIGILHYPLGGGERTLFKITDAILILCVAVVGIYSATHSEELYLKSGFSTWFEAILCLVFIIAILEVTRRAMGLPLPVLTFLFIIYSFYGQYFPEPLTHAGYDIFAFTDVQFLTLNGIFSIPIGASATYIVAFILFGSLFLKTGLADYMFDIAYALFGSRTAGPAKVAVISSGFIGSVSGSAAANVATTGAVTIPLMKRMGYPPETAGAIEATASSGGQFMPPIMGASAFIIAMYLGIPYLKVAAAAAIPAILYYLSVGTSVHILARKFRLPTMKKEECPPLKQALKKSYSFLPLAIVVAVLISGSTPMLAGFYAIVSVLVIALVDRNLRSNIQTFVDGLYEGVINTLPVALACASAGIVVGVITLTGLGYMMSSILLSVAKSNLLLLLGLCMVAALVLGMGMTTVGVYVLLAVLVAPALIKLGVVELAAHFFPFYYGIISAITPPVAVASYTAAGIAKSNPFKTSVEALKIGLPAFIIPWFFAIFPGLVLHGSPLDILVATVITLVELSIITIAVHGWFRRNLSYLERAGLIVLFLVIYYLSIISISHLKLV; via the coding sequence TTGAAAATTTTATCCGTGCTCCTCGCTCTGTACATTATTCTGGGTACTGTGATGGGTTTTCCTGAAGCCTATCAGCATAGGATCATATTTGTTACCTTCATTCTTGTAATAGGAATCTTGCACTATCCACTGGGCGGTGGAGAAAGAACTTTATTTAAGATTACTGACGCAATCCTGATTCTGTGTGTCGCTGTGGTTGGGATTTATTCAGCCACTCATTCTGAGGAACTTTATCTGAAATCTGGTTTTTCAACCTGGTTCGAGGCAATTCTTTGTCTCGTCTTCATTATTGCAATACTGGAGGTGACAAGAAGAGCGATGGGGCTGCCATTGCCCGTGTTGACATTTCTATTTATCATTTACTCCTTTTACGGCCAGTATTTTCCCGAACCCCTGACCCATGCTGGGTACGACATTTTTGCCTTCACAGATGTTCAGTTTCTGACGCTGAATGGTATTTTTTCAATCCCCATCGGGGCATCGGCAACTTACATTGTGGCTTTCATACTTTTCGGAAGTCTGTTTTTGAAAACAGGACTGGCTGATTACATGTTTGACATAGCGTATGCCCTATTTGGTTCAAGAACGGCAGGCCCCGCAAAGGTTGCCGTGATCAGCAGCGGGTTCATAGGGAGTGTCAGCGGGAGTGCGGCGGCGAATGTTGCCACCACAGGTGCGGTCACAATTCCGCTGATGAAAAGGATGGGCTATCCACCTGAAACAGCCGGAGCAATTGAGGCCACAGCATCAAGTGGCGGACAGTTTATGCCACCCATAATGGGAGCTTCTGCATTCATTATTGCGATGTATCTTGGCATACCGTACCTGAAGGTTGCAGCGGCAGCAGCAATTCCAGCAATTCTCTACTACCTCTCAGTGGGCACCTCCGTTCACATACTCGCCAGAAAATTTCGGTTGCCAACGATGAAGAAGGAGGAATGTCCGCCGCTAAAACAGGCCCTTAAAAAATCATATTCTTTTCTACCACTCGCTATCGTTGTTGCTGTACTTATTTCTGGTAGTACACCCATGCTTGCCGGTTTTTACGCAATTGTGTCGGTGCTTGTTATAGCTCTGGTTGACAGGAACCTGAGATCGAACATTCAGACATTCGTGGATGGCCTCTATGAAGGCGTTATCAACACATTGCCGGTAGCCCTTGCCTGCGCTTCTGCAGGAATTGTCGTGGGTGTTATTACTCTGACAGGTCTCGGGTACATGATGAGTTCTATTCTTCTCAGCGTTGCTAAGAGTAACCTGCTCCTCTTGCTCGGTCTGTGCATGGTTGCGGCACTCGTTCTGGGAATGGGGATGACAACGGTTGGAGTTTATGTTTTGCTTGCAGTTCTCGTAGCTCCGGCTTTAATCAAGCTGGGTGTTGTTGAACTTGCAGCACACTTTTTCCCGTTTTACTACGGGATTATCTCAGCAATTACACCTCCGGTGGCCGTGGCATCGTACACGGCAGCAGGTATTGCAAAATCCAACCCCTTCAAGACTTCGGTGGAGGCTCTGAAGATTGGTCTTCCCGCTTTCATAATCCCGTGGTTTTTTGCTATCTTTCCCGGACTGGTTTTGCACGGTTCGCCCTTAGACATCCTTGTGGCCACTGTTATCACTCTGGTTGAACTGTCCATTATAACCATCGCTGTTCACGGATGGTTCAGGAGGAACCTCAGCTATCTGGAAAGGGCAGGACTCATCGTCCTGTTTTTGGTGATATATTACCTGTCAATAATCTCGATATCCCATTTAAAGCTGGTTTAG